The following DNA comes from Noviherbaspirillum sp. L7-7A.
GCGTGCATACCTATCGCATGATCAATGCGCAGGGCGAATCGGTGTTCGTGAAGTTCCACTGGACGCCGATCGCGGGTACCCGCTCGCTGGTCTGGGAAGAGGCGGTGAAGATCTCCGGCGCCGACCCCGACTTCCATCGTCGCGACCTTTGGGAAGCGATCGAGGCCGGCGCCTTCCCCGAGTATGAACTGGCGCTGCAGGTATTCACCGAGGAACAGGCCGCCGGCTTCGGCTTCGACGTGCTGGACTCGACCAAGATCATTCCCGAGGAACTGGTGCCGCTGACGCCGGTGGGCAAGATGGTGCTGAACCGCAATCCGGACAACTTCTTCGCCGAGACCGAGCAGGTGGCATTCTGCGTGGCCCACGTGGTGCCGGGCATCGACTTCAGCAACGATCCGCTGCTGCATGGCCGCATCCATTCCTATCTCGATACCCAGATCACCCGCCTGGGCGGCGTGAATTTCCACGAGATCCCGATCAACTCGCCGGTGGCGCCGGTGCATAACAACCAGCGCGACGGTCATCATCGCCAGGCCATCCATCGCGGCCGCGTGGCGTATGAGCCCAATTCGCTGGCGGGCGGATCGCCGGCGCAGGCGGGCTACGGCGTTGGCTTCACCAGCTTTCCCGAGCACATTTCGGAAGACAAGGTGCGCGGCAAGGCCGAACTGTTCGCCGACCATTATTCGCAGGCACGGCTGTTCTGGCAAAGCCAGACCACCTTCGAAAAGCAGCACATCATCAAGGCCTTCCGTTTCGAGCTGACCAGGGTGCAGATCCTGGCGGTGCGCCAGCGTGTGGTGTCGCTGCTGATGAATGTCGCCGACGAGCTGGCGCAGGCAGTGGCGGACGGCATCGGCATCCCGCTGCCGCAGGCCGCGCCCGTGCTGGCCACGCACACGCTGCCAACCTACGCGCCTTCGCCGGCATTGTCGCTGACGCACTTCCAGGGCGATGGCAGCATCAAGACGCGCCGGGTGGCGCTGCTGGTGGCCAATGGCGTCGAGGCAAGCGCAGTGCGCAGCCTGTACACCGCCTTGCTGACGGCCGGCGCGGTGCCTCGCCTGGTCGGCCCCATGCTGGGGCAGGTGATGCCGGTCGACGGCGACGCGCTGAATGTCGAAGTCTCGGTGGAAGCCATGCCCGCGGTGCTGTATGACGCCGTCATCGTGCCATCGGGCGAGGCGGCCGTCGAAGGCTGGAAGGGCGATCCGGATGTGATGGACTTCCTGCGCGACCAGTACCGGCACGGCAAGCCGATGCTGATGCTGGGCGGGGCATCGGCCTTGCTGCAGCAGGCCGGCATTCCGTCCAGCCTGCCGGACGGTGGCAAGGATGCTGCGCTGATCCTGGCCGAGGCCAGCGGCGCCGATGCCGCCTTCGAGCAGTTCAGGACCGCGCTGGCGGGCTACCGCGAGGCCAGGCGCGATGTGAATGCGCCCAAGGTGTAAGGCATAAGGCAGTTCCGCCCACGGAAGGTTTCGCGGGCTGCAACCCCGTCCCGGCAAGTCCGCGGCGGGGTTTTTTCATGCCAGGTATCGACGACATCGCCAACACGCGGCGCCCCTCACGCGGGCATTGCATATCGGCAATCCAGGCACTATTCTTGGCGGCCCCAACCCGCCATCCCTAAACGAAAGGCAAAGCCATGAGACTCCGCAAGCTGACGTTGAAAATGCAACTATCGATATTAGTTTCCAACCTGCTTCTGGCTGGCAGCGCCGTGGCGGCCACGGCAGGCGGGTATCCATTCGATGACAGCATCAGAATGCAGGGCAAGGAATTGAGGCTCAATGGCGCGGGGGTACGCTACAAGGCGATCTTTTCTGTCTATTCGGCGGGCCTCTACCTTGGCGAAAAGCACCGGCAGCCGGCCGACATCTACGCGGCGTCCGGCCCCAAGCGCATGCGCATCGTGATGCTGCGTGGCGTCAATGCGGATGAATTCGGCCAGGCCTTCCTGGCCGGCATCGAGCAGAACGTCGACAAGGCCGAGCGCACCCGGCTGGCCGAGCCGCTGGCCCGTTTCGGCCAGGTGTTTTCGGCGATCCCGGAATTGAAGAAGGGCGACGCGCTGGCGATCGATTTCCTGCCAGGGCAGGGCACCACGGTCAGCGTCAACGGCAGG
Coding sequences within:
- a CDS encoding catalase, coding for MATKKNKKGADEGAGSILATVSAPSTGTAPETLQSKDRQKERLLEKMTASQALAAEMPQNPTKGSEYGEAARKPAAGVTVAPPSALAGASTTSENQASDKVGKGVPPQGESPVADPLDRVRTDSTGQILTTNQGVPIADNQHSLKIGLRGPTALEDFILREKITHFDHERIPERVVHARGSAAHGYFESYDEFSKITRAAPFAKAGKQTPVFVRFSTVAGERGSTDTARDVRGFAVKFYTDEGNWDLVGNNIPVFFIQDAMKFPDLVHAVKPEPNNAIPQASSAHDTFWDFVSLSPESTHMLLWQMSDRAIPRSYRMMQGFGVHTYRMINAQGESVFVKFHWTPIAGTRSLVWEEAVKISGADPDFHRRDLWEAIEAGAFPEYELALQVFTEEQAAGFGFDVLDSTKIIPEELVPLTPVGKMVLNRNPDNFFAETEQVAFCVAHVVPGIDFSNDPLLHGRIHSYLDTQITRLGGVNFHEIPINSPVAPVHNNQRDGHHRQAIHRGRVAYEPNSLAGGSPAQAGYGVGFTSFPEHISEDKVRGKAELFADHYSQARLFWQSQTTFEKQHIIKAFRFELTRVQILAVRQRVVSLLMNVADELAQAVADGIGIPLPQAAPVLATHTLPTYAPSPALSLTHFQGDGSIKTRRVALLVANGVEASAVRSLYTALLTAGAVPRLVGPMLGQVMPVDGDALNVEVSVEAMPAVLYDAVIVPSGEAAVEGWKGDPDVMDFLRDQYRHGKPMLMLGGASALLQQAGIPSSLPDGGKDAALILAEASGADAAFEQFRTALAGYREARRDVNAPKV
- a CDS encoding chalcone isomerase family protein, which gives rise to MRLRKLTLKMQLSILVSNLLLAGSAVAATAGGYPFDDSIRMQGKELRLNGAGVRYKAIFSVYSAGLYLGEKHRQPADIYAASGPKRMRIVMLRGVNADEFGQAFLAGIEQNVDKAERTRLAEPLARFGQVFSAIPELKKGDALAIDFLPGQGTTVSVNGRQVGEVIAEPAFYTVLLKIWLGERPADSKLKSALLGEGDGA